The Ignavibacteriales bacterium DNA segment AATTTTCTTTTATTCAAACAATCTGGAAGAAACGAAAGAATGGTACACTAAAAATTTAGGGATTGAAATAAATGATTGGGGTTCTTCGAGTTTTGAATCAAGAAACGTTAACAAACCTGACGAGATAAATTCTCTTCAATGGAAACCTTTCAAAAAGGGAGATGAATATTTTTCTCCATCACAAAAAGATTTTATGATTAATTACCAAGTCCAAAATATTGAAAGACTTGTAAACAAACTCAAAGAAAACGGAGTAACCATACTTGACAGCATTGTGACTTACGATTTTGGAAAATTTGTTCATATTATGGATCCAGAGGG contains these protein-coding regions:
- a CDS encoding VOC family protein; this encodes MPKVTGIGGIFFYSNNLEETKEWYTKNLGIEINDWGSSSFESRNVNKPDEINSLQWKPFKKGDEYFSPSQKDFMINYQVQNIERLVNKLKENGVTILDSIVTYDFGKFVHIMDPEGNKIELWEPIDNEGEKTTE